From Acidimicrobiales bacterium, the proteins below share one genomic window:
- a CDS encoding M50 family metallopeptidase, with product MTQTTTSERHDAAPGPGSGEQRAALLRLGVIVVAGAFAAYATGVASTVLVVVAIIVMIMLHELGHFLTAKWAGMKVTEYFLGFGPRLWSVRKGETEYGVKAIPAGGYVKIIGMSNLDKVDPADEDRTYRQKPYWRRLSVAVAGSTVHFILAFVLLVVLFGVVGVPNYDREFTVGQISRLETGPSPAEEAGFRLGDTVLAVDGRHLTWDDVPPYIRTRPGVPVVFDVERDGRRIQLTATPVDLSKVAVKGEPASKTTKPHGFVGIGNPTFPIERSRPVDALRRSTTGLGRATVDTVKALGGIFSPSGASSYSHQLVGGDTATDENDPRFLSPVGFVRVASQAADTGWREVLTLLLSINVFVGIFNMIPLLPLDGGHVAIATYERIRSRAGRPYHADVAKAMPIYYMVFLVIVFLGVSSLYLDIVRPIANPFE from the coding sequence GTGACCCAGACCACGACATCCGAGCGGCATGACGCTGCCCCCGGGCCCGGCTCGGGCGAGCAGCGGGCCGCACTGCTGCGCCTCGGCGTCATCGTGGTTGCCGGCGCGTTCGCCGCCTATGCGACCGGCGTCGCCAGCACCGTGCTGGTGGTCGTCGCCATCATCGTGATGATCATGCTGCACGAGCTGGGCCACTTCCTCACGGCCAAGTGGGCCGGCATGAAGGTCACCGAGTACTTCCTCGGGTTCGGTCCCCGCCTGTGGTCCGTCCGCAAGGGCGAGACGGAGTACGGCGTCAAGGCCATCCCTGCCGGTGGCTACGTGAAGATCATCGGGATGAGCAACCTCGACAAGGTCGACCCGGCCGACGAGGACCGCACGTACCGCCAGAAGCCCTACTGGCGGCGGCTCTCGGTGGCCGTGGCCGGTTCCACCGTCCACTTCATTCTCGCCTTCGTGCTGCTCGTGGTCCTGTTCGGCGTGGTCGGCGTGCCCAACTACGACCGCGAGTTCACCGTCGGTCAGATCAGCCGGCTGGAGACGGGTCCCAGCCCCGCCGAGGAGGCCGGCTTCCGGCTCGGCGACACGGTGCTCGCCGTCGACGGCCGCCACCTGACGTGGGACGATGTCCCGCCCTACATCCGGACCCGTCCCGGGGTCCCCGTCGTGTTCGACGTGGAGCGCGACGGCCGTCGCATCCAGCTCACCGCCACTCCCGTCGATCTGAGCAAGGTCGCCGTGAAGGGCGAGCCGGCGTCCAAGACGACCAAGCCGCATGGCTTCGTCGGCATCGGCAACCCCACCTTCCCGATCGAGCGATCCCGCCCCGTCGACGCCCTTCGCCGCTCCACCACCGGTCTCGGCCGGGCCACCGTCGACACCGTCAAGGCGCTCGGCGGCATCTTCTCGCCCAGTGGCGCCAGCTCGTACAGCCACCAGCTGGTGGGCGGCGACACCGCCACCGACGAGAACGACCCTCGCTTCCTGTCGCCCGTCGGGTTCGTGCGGGTGGCGTCGCAGGCGGCCGACACCGGTTGGCGCGAGGTGCTCACCCTGCTGTTGAGCATCAACGTGTTCGTCGGGATCTTCAACATGATCCCGTTGCTCCCGCTGGACGGCGGCCATGTGGCCATCGCCACCTACGAGCGGATCCGGTCACGCGCCGGCCGGCCGTACCACGCCGACGTGGCCAAGGCCATGCCGATCTACTACATGGTCTTCCTCGTGATCGTGTTCCTCGGCGTCTCGTCGCTCTACCTCGACATCGTGCGGCCCATCGCCAACCCCTTCGAGTAG
- the ispG gene encoding flavodoxin-dependent (E)-4-hydroxy-3-methylbut-2-enyl-diphosphate synthase: MMLASPRRPTRRINVGGVPVGGGAPVSVQSMTTTRTSDVEATLAQVYALAGAGADIVRCTCNDQAAAEGLARIVPRSPVPIVADVHNDWRMGIAALEAGVHCLRLNPGNIRRADRIRAIASEARDRGVPVRIGVNAGSLDKDLYDKHGGATPEALVESARVELGLFEEVGFDDVKISVKASNVPLMVAAYRLLADTVDHPLHLGVTEAGPPPAGLIKGTAGIATLLAEGIGDTIRYSLTADPVEEAKAGRQLLEAMNLRKRKGVDLIACPSCGRAEIDVIQVAKDAMAAFESENLPVQVAVMGCVVNGPGEAREADIGIAAGRKRGHLFVRGKVVRVVPEDEMVEALLSEARLLVEQGVEARLAAADEGAAAEAERDRAELLDLQGDDANASEVAVELIRKSLDGR, from the coding sequence ATGATGCTGGCCTCACCTCGGCGCCCGACCCGCCGGATCAACGTCGGCGGGGTGCCGGTGGGCGGCGGAGCCCCCGTCAGCGTGCAGTCGATGACGACCACCAGGACGTCCGACGTGGAGGCGACGCTGGCCCAGGTGTACGCGCTGGCCGGCGCAGGGGCCGACATCGTCCGTTGCACCTGCAACGACCAGGCGGCCGCCGAGGGACTGGCTCGCATCGTCCCCCGGTCGCCCGTGCCGATCGTGGCCGACGTGCACAACGACTGGCGCATGGGGATCGCCGCCCTCGAAGCGGGCGTGCACTGCCTGCGCCTGAACCCCGGCAACATCCGCCGGGCCGACCGCATCAGGGCCATCGCGTCGGAGGCCAGGGACCGGGGCGTGCCCGTGCGCATCGGCGTGAACGCCGGCTCGCTCGACAAGGACCTCTACGACAAGCACGGCGGGGCCACGCCCGAGGCGCTGGTCGAGTCGGCCCGGGTCGAGCTCGGGCTCTTCGAGGAGGTGGGCTTCGACGACGTGAAGATCTCGGTGAAGGCGTCGAACGTACCCCTCATGGTGGCCGCGTACCGGCTCCTGGCCGACACCGTCGACCACCCCCTCCACCTCGGTGTCACCGAGGCGGGGCCGCCGCCGGCCGGGCTCATCAAGGGCACGGCCGGGATCGCCACCCTGCTGGCCGAGGGCATCGGCGACACCATCCGCTACTCGCTCACCGCCGACCCGGTCGAGGAGGCGAAAGCCGGCCGCCAGCTGCTCGAGGCCATGAACCTGCGGAAGCGCAAGGGCGTCGACCTCATCGCCTGCCCCTCGTGCGGCCGGGCCGAGATCGACGTCATCCAGGTGGCGAAGGACGCCATGGCTGCGTTCGAGTCGGAGAACCTGCCCGTGCAGGTGGCGGTGATGGGCTGCGTCGTCAACGGCCCGGGTGAGGCGCGCGAAGCCGACATCGGCATCGCCGCCGGGCGCAAGCGCGGCCACCTGTTCGTCCGGGGCAAGGTCGTGCGCGTCGTCCCCGAGGACGAGATGGTCGAGGCCCTGCTCTCCGAGGCACGGCTGCTGGTGGAGCAGGGCGTGGAGGCACGCCTGGCGGCGGCCGACGAGGGAGCGGCGGCCGAGGCCGAGCGCGACCGGGCCGAGCTGCTCGACCTCCAGGGCGACGACGCCAACGCCAGCGAGGTCGCCGTGGAGCTCATCCGCAAATCGCTCGACGGGCGCTGA
- the rimP gene encoding ribosome maturation factor RimP, whose protein sequence is MDPATRVRELVEPVLEAQGLELVDALFSGGSLQVFVDRPGGIDLDAISAASTVVSALLDEHDPVPGRYTLEVSSPGLERPLRRPDHFRRFVGTTVAVKTRPATQGERRAQGLLEAADDEGIVIGGRRLAYGEIERAHTVFEWGAAPKPGSRPAGKKAAS, encoded by the coding sequence ATGGACCCCGCCACCCGGGTGCGTGAGCTGGTCGAGCCCGTGCTCGAGGCCCAGGGCCTCGAGCTGGTCGACGCGCTCTTCTCCGGGGGGTCGCTCCAGGTCTTCGTCGACCGCCCCGGCGGCATCGACCTCGACGCCATCAGCGCGGCCAGCACCGTGGTGTCGGCCCTGCTCGACGAGCACGACCCCGTGCCCGGCCGATACACCCTCGAGGTGTCGAGCCCCGGTCTGGAGCGGCCCCTGCGGCGCCCCGACCACTTCCGGCGTTTCGTCGGTACCACCGTGGCAGTCAAGACCCGCCCCGCGACCCAGGGCGAGCGCAGGGCGCAGGGGCTGCTGGAGGCGGCGGACGACGAAGGGATCGTGATCGGCGGGCGGAGGTTGGCGTACGGAGAGATCGAGCGGGCCCACACCGTGTTCGAGTGGGGCGCCGCACCGAAGCCGGGCTCGCGCCCGGCAGGCAAGAAGGCGGCGTCATGA
- a CDS encoding proline--tRNA ligase: MRMSRLLLRTLRDAPSDAEAVSHQLLVRAGYIRRAASGIYTYLPLGWQVLRNVERVVREEMDAAGAQEILMPILQPEELWAQTGRLATMGDILFRLEGSGGRFVLAPTHEELVTATVAGEIDSYRDLPRNVYQIQFKYRDEARPRFGLLRGREFIMKDAYSFDATQEGMRASYKVMYDAYCRIFDRLGLSYAPVEAEAGAIGGDVNHEFMVPSSIGEDHFARCTKGDYAANVEAAETGERELAVATSDEPLVEHHTPDRPGIDLVVDFFAGDGLTPAGMLKCLALADADGGAVVVLVPGDREVRVPPGLRPFDDDDFDRHPELVKGYIGPMGLREAGVRVLADHAVRAGGPWVTGANKADHHVRGATLGRDFTVAQWGSFATVADGDPCPRCGAPLELVQAVEAGHTFQLGLTYSSKIPNATFTDEDGHQHPYWMGCYGIGVSRAPAVIAEEHHDDAGLVWPPEIAPYQVHLLALGASRSAEVAEAADRLYDELSAAGVRVLYDDRDLAPGVKFADADLLGMPVQVIVGGKGLARGVVERKDRRSGGRDEVAVSDAVAAVGGHG, encoded by the coding sequence ATGCGCATGTCCCGCCTCCTGCTGCGAACGCTGCGCGACGCACCGTCGGACGCCGAGGCGGTCAGCCACCAGTTGCTGGTGCGGGCCGGCTACATCCGCCGGGCGGCCTCCGGGATCTACACGTACCTGCCCCTCGGCTGGCAGGTGCTGCGCAACGTCGAGCGGGTGGTGCGCGAGGAGATGGACGCGGCGGGCGCCCAGGAGATCCTCATGCCCATCCTCCAGCCCGAGGAGCTGTGGGCCCAGACCGGGCGGCTCGCCACAATGGGAGACATCCTGTTCCGGCTGGAGGGGAGCGGCGGGAGATTCGTCCTCGCCCCGACCCACGAGGAGCTGGTGACGGCCACGGTGGCGGGCGAGATCGACTCGTATCGAGACCTCCCCCGCAACGTGTACCAGATCCAGTTCAAGTACCGCGACGAGGCCCGGCCCCGTTTCGGGTTGCTCCGCGGGCGCGAGTTCATCATGAAGGACGCCTACTCGTTCGATGCCACACAGGAGGGCATGCGCGCCTCGTACAAGGTCATGTACGACGCCTACTGCCGGATCTTCGACCGGCTCGGCCTGAGCTACGCGCCGGTGGAGGCGGAGGCCGGCGCCATCGGTGGGGACGTCAACCACGAGTTCATGGTGCCCAGCTCGATCGGCGAGGATCACTTCGCCCGCTGCACCAAGGGCGACTACGCCGCCAACGTGGAGGCGGCCGAGACGGGGGAGCGCGAGCTGGCGGTCGCCACCTCCGACGAGCCCCTCGTGGAGCACCACACGCCTGATCGCCCGGGGATCGACCTGGTGGTCGACTTCTTCGCCGGCGACGGCCTCACCCCCGCCGGCATGCTGAAGTGCCTGGCCCTCGCCGATGCCGACGGCGGCGCCGTCGTGGTGCTCGTCCCGGGGGACCGGGAGGTGCGGGTGCCTCCGGGACTGCGCCCCTTCGACGACGACGACTTCGACCGCCATCCAGAGCTGGTGAAGGGCTACATCGGTCCCATGGGTCTGCGCGAGGCGGGGGTGCGCGTCCTCGCCGACCACGCCGTCCGGGCGGGCGGGCCGTGGGTCACGGGCGCCAACAAGGCCGACCACCACGTGCGTGGCGCCACCCTGGGGCGGGACTTCACCGTGGCCCAGTGGGGGTCGTTCGCCACGGTGGCCGACGGCGACCCCTGTCCACGCTGCGGCGCGCCTCTCGAGCTCGTGCAGGCCGTCGAGGCCGGCCACACGTTCCAGCTCGGCCTCACCTACTCCTCGAAGATCCCCAACGCCACCTTCACCGACGAAGACGGCCACCAGCACCCGTACTGGATGGGTTGCTACGGCATCGGCGTGAGCAGGGCGCCGGCCGTCATCGCCGAGGAGCACCATGACGACGCCGGCCTGGTGTGGCCGCCCGAGATCGCCCCCTACCAGGTCCACCTCCTGGCCCTCGGCGCGTCGCGGAGCGCCGAGGTGGCCGAGGCGGCCGACCGGTTGTACGACGAGCTGTCGGCCGCCGGCGTGCGTGTCCTCTACGACGACCGGGATCTGGCGCCGGGGGTGAAGTTCGCCGACGCCGACCTGCTGGGCATGCCCGTCCAGGTCATCGTGGGGGGCAAGGGCCTCGCCCGCGGCGTCGTCGAGCGCAAGGACCGCCGCAGCGGTGGACGCGACGAGGTCGCCGTTTCGGACGCGGTCGCGGCTGTCGGCGGGCACGGCTGA
- a CDS encoding GNAT family N-acetyltransferase, with amino-acid sequence MGVEVRPVTDSELEEFFRVVAAAFGSGPSDPEQLADWRKALELERTRAVFAGGRLVAASAALSLELTLPGLTTVPAAGVTFVGVLPTHHRRGHLRRMMASLLDDAADRREPMAILLASESLVYGRFGFGPASSHASVEVESRYAAFRPSAPDGGGRIELCDERRAAEVLPAVLDAARRVQPGDVRRPDAWWDARFRDPEKKRDGAGPQFYAVHESNSGSVDGYAVYRVKSDWEHGCHNGRVLASEVVGLTAGAEADLWRFLFSIDLTVVVEAERRPLDDPLRWMLADPRRLRTTMVSDFLWVRPLDVAAALAARRYQVDGALVLDVRDGARPRGAGRYGLEGGPDGAECRPTTGGADLALDVEDLGAVYLGGVAPSSLAATGRIVEVRAGALRRADAMFVSHPGPFARTGF; translated from the coding sequence GTGGGCGTGGAGGTGCGGCCGGTCACCGACAGCGAGCTCGAGGAGTTCTTCCGCGTGGTCGCGGCCGCATTCGGATCGGGGCCGTCCGACCCCGAGCAGCTCGCCGACTGGCGCAAGGCGCTGGAGCTCGAGCGAACCCGTGCCGTCTTCGCCGGTGGCCGTCTGGTGGCGGCATCCGCCGCGCTTTCGCTGGAGCTGACGCTCCCCGGGCTCACCACCGTCCCGGCCGCCGGCGTCACGTTCGTCGGTGTCCTCCCGACTCATCACCGGCGGGGCCATCTGCGCAGGATGATGGCGAGCCTGCTCGACGACGCCGCCGACCGGCGGGAGCCGATGGCCATCCTCCTGGCCTCGGAGAGCCTCGTCTACGGCAGGTTCGGCTTCGGCCCGGCGTCCAGCCACGCGTCAGTGGAGGTCGAGAGCCGGTACGCGGCGTTCCGGCCGTCGGCACCCGACGGGGGCGGGCGCATCGAGCTCTGCGACGAGCGGCGCGCGGCCGAGGTCCTGCCGGCAGTCCTCGACGCCGCCCGGCGCGTGCAACCGGGCGACGTCCGGCGCCCTGACGCGTGGTGGGACGCGCGGTTCAGGGATCCCGAGAAGAAGCGCGACGGTGCCGGCCCGCAGTTCTACGCCGTCCACGAGTCGAACTCGGGAAGCGTCGACGGGTACGCCGTGTACCGCGTGAAGTCCGACTGGGAGCACGGGTGCCACAACGGAAGGGTGCTCGCCAGTGAGGTGGTGGGCCTGACGGCGGGGGCGGAGGCCGACCTGTGGCGGTTCCTGTTCTCGATCGACCTCACCGTGGTCGTGGAGGCCGAACGGCGCCCGCTGGACGACCCGCTGCGCTGGATGCTGGCCGACCCCCGCCGCCTGCGCACCACCATGGTGAGCGACTTCTTGTGGGTGCGGCCCCTCGATGTCGCCGCCGCCCTCGCCGCACGCCGCTACCAGGTGGACGGTGCGCTGGTGCTCGACGTGCGGGACGGCGCCCGTCCCCGAGGCGCAGGCCGGTACGGCCTGGAAGGCGGGCCGGACGGAGCCGAGTGCCGCCCGACCACCGGCGGGGCGGACCTCGCCCTCGACGTCGAGGACCTGGGTGCGGTGTACCTCGGCGGCGTGGCGCCGTCGAGCCTGGCGGCGACCGGCCGGATCGTCGAGGTGCGAGCCGGGGCGCTGCGGCGCGCCGACGCCATGTTCGTCTCGCATCCGGGGCCGTTCGCCCGCACCGGCTTCTGA